In Gossypium hirsutum isolate 1008001.06 chromosome D01, Gossypium_hirsutum_v2.1, whole genome shotgun sequence, the genomic window TACTACAATCAACAAAAGAACATAGACCCTAACAATTATATTAGATGGGCACATGTCGAACCAAGGCAACAAGGAAAGGGAAAAAACAACATAAGACTCACATTCAAGAAACGGAATAAGATCCAAAAGTGCTGTATCATCTGTCTCAAGTTTATACGGCTTAATAGGGACACAATTTTCTGGTTGAAGGCTGGATTCAAACGCATGAGCACTCACATACAATATCTTGGCTGGATCCCTGTTAAGCTTTGAAAGATCCTGCCAGCGGAACTATTTGTTACAACTGTCTCATACATTAACAAGAATAATGCACTTATTCTAGCAGAAAAACAGAAGGGAAAACCAAAATAGAAGTGCTTCAAAGGAAAGTGATTAGCTTTAACATACTCTATAGTGCTTGCCATCCTGATATTTAGTAGCACCCCTTGATAACCTATATCGTATATAATGGTTAGGATCCAACCTCTCGCAAACAGGATCAACATACTGCCCAAGTCAAAACaaacaaataagtaaattaaGGCAACATCAGTTGTCAAATACTTGTATATATTGAATGGTTGTCACAATGACAAAATATCAAATTACCATATTCATCTGGTCAGAATAGACAACAATTTCGTAAAACTTTGCCATATGTTCCAAAAAAGCATCAACTCCAGGCCTTTTGAAGGTACGCCAGCCTCTCTCTCGCTTTGCCAACCAAAaagggaaagaagaaagaaaaagaattacaaacaatttaacatgagcttcaataataaaaaataccaGATAAATAGTTCAAAATTTATAAAGGAAAGCGGAAAATAGTTTATGTGAAAACTCATACCTTCCAATCTGTATAAAGTAATGTCTCATTCAGATCTAGGACAAGTGTGAAAACATGTTGTTCTTGGGGATGCAAATCAGGAAGAAGCTTATCTGAGGTTGGTTCAGTAAACTCCTGCAATACGAGATAAagtgaaaaaatagaaaaaaaaaaaggaacttaATGCTAatataaagaagaaaaaacaaaaaataggCAGGCAATACTGAAAAACCTGAAACTAAAGCAATAAGAATGGCACTCACCATCACATGTTCTTCCACCATCTTCCTGAGATCCAGGTAAGATTCAAGTGCTTTAGCTGGAACTGGAATGTTACAAGAGAAGAAGCCATGAGAAAATGGGGGTGGAAGCAGAACATGTAAACAAGTCACTCTTAAATAAGTTGACAGAAAGCAATGGTTCCTCCCCCCgccccttttttttttgctggCTTAACAAATCCTTTTGTAATGAAGTTGCCCAATTTCTCTAAAAGACACTAAACTAGAAACGCTTATCCAAATGCAAACTTAGCTCACTGTGATGCAAATGGTCAATGTATGGAATAAAGAGTGGAGATTGTAgctatgaataataataataataaaaaggagaaATAAGAGATAAAGAAACGAAGTAAGGTCATCACCTGTCATTGCAGCAGAGTAGAGCATGCCTCTATATTtctgaaaaataaaatggaaaacaaAACATAACTACTTAAATATCTGATTCTTTCATAGGACCAACTTAATAATGACTGTATCATATTATTAATTCTTAGCTAAGGCATCACAGTTCACACGTGTGCATTCAAATGCATAAGGGCATTAACATACATGATTGCATAACTGATATTGATGCAATCATCATAACGTTACAGCCATTAATCATACAGGAATCAATTAGGAAGCTCTATGATGGACAGGCTTTATGTGATTTTAAACTGATGTGAGCAGCTAAATCACTTTCCTATAGACTGTAaaagaaattatagaaaaatttacCAACAACTTGAACAGCAATGCAGCTAGCATTACTGCCATCCAACCACATCATAACACATTAATCTCATAGGAATGAGAATCAAATTATACCCAAATCAACCATGCGTCTTAAACAAATTGAACAACACTCAATCAAACAACTAAAGTAAAAAGAGAAAttccttttaaaaaaatccaaacgAACTAAAACTTACTTCAACAGCAGCTGCATCTTCACTAGGAGTATAACTCGCTGCAGCccgcaatgactttgccttctgcTCTACTTCCTCATATGAACACTCTgcaaatcaaatttattaaaaaattaaacatttttaaacatataaaaacccacattttaaataagatttttaaataagACTTACTGTAAGAGAGATAACCGGCATAGCCAATAGCACCAGTTACTGTTGCGAGAAGTCCGTACTTGAGAAAGGTCCAGGATTTCCTTCCTGAAACTTGCGTGGAAGCTTCTGGCGCTGGTGGAGGAGGAGTAGGAGGTGCCGGGTTATCGGAGAGAATGGATTGTGAAGGAATGATCGTTTCTTTAGAAGGAtttgaagaggaggaggaggaggaagaaacCACTCCTGAACTTAAAACCCTTCGGTAAATGATCTTAGAACTGCAATCATTTGAACCTATTCGGGATCTAAGAACAATTGAAGACATTTTGATTGAGGTTTTGATTTGGTGGTAGTTCTGTTTGATGGAGTTCTAGTAATTGTCTAGGGCTTTACAGATGGAAAGTGTGAATCAGATGCTGAGATTTTAATAGGGGTGTTTGGAAGTCGGTTTTGCCTAATTTCTCTGTAGACTCTGGAATGGGAATAAGCTGTTTGGTATAAGCTGTCTTATTATTTTTCTTGGGCTAAACTTTATAAATGTTGACCCAATTACtaatgttttggtcacttaaagTTTAATATTTACTGTTTTAGTAATAGTTATTGACAttcttgaaatttaatattttaattactcaTCCATTAAATCATTAATGGAATATtaacatgatttttttattaatataataataaatttaactctaatatttatagattctatcaatttagtcctaattctaaaaaaataaataaatttaaccctcaactttacacattttgtcaaatttaatcttgattctaaaaattcaaattaaaattttaaaaataaaaaatttatttaactatttatcttttgataaaatacataaaaagttatataaataagtgaatacccatttttcttttttccttttttctaacctaaatttttttattaaaatgatattaaaaaaaaccaCAAACAAGACTTAAACTAGATTAaaacttttctctcttttttttagttttattttataaacaacaatttatttattatatgtctaGACTTATTCCTTATTCCTCACCAAATTTATCGAACATTAGGTGGCTTTCGCCCACAACCACTGGCCCCGATAACCTTTACTCTGAACTTCTCAATTTCCATCTCCTCTATTGTCATGCCACTTTACTAGGAATCGTTTGTGGAGCCGCCGGCACGACCTTCCACCTAATGAATCTCCAATACCTCATCCTCATTTGTATATCCCCAATCATGTCCGCCCTCAAACACAACCTCAAACCAACAAACTTGTTCTAGACAACAACCTAAAGACATTGATTCTTACCCTTTTTAGCCTCAAGCTATAGACTTTAACTCAACTTAAACATTATGGTTGTTAATgtagaaaaataaaagttgaagttACTTAAGTCTTCTTCAtggttaaatatgtttatttataaaattattattttaataaataaatgtcatgttagaaaatgaaaaaaataactattcatttatttataaatatttttataattttgtatgtattttaataaaaatcttatgtattttatcataaaataacttttcaataaatttcattttatttttttaatttttaaaaattaagactaaattgatagaatgtgtaaaattTAAGATAATATTTGGTGAATTTAGAATAAAGACCAAATTAATAGAATCTATAAATATCAGGGCTAGATTTATTATTATGGCAATAATACAGATCATGCCAACATTCCATTAGTAATTTGATGGagaaataatcaaaatattaaattttgataacattaatgattaaaataaaaaaaattttaatcctaaatgaccaaaacaaaaaatcGTTAATAATTGGATAACCATTTATATATAGTTTAGCCTAACTCTTTTCGAAAGCAAGAAGAATATTAACATAATTGTCATCATTAATAAAGGGATTTTTAATCGGGATGTCTGGAAATCGGCGTTGGTGGCACTCCCAGTCCCTGATCCCTGTTTGGTAGCTTAAAAATGTTGGGTACATTTTGATTTACCTCATCAATGTCATCCTACAGCATCTATATTGTTTAAGTGAATGGATCCAATatcaatttaactaaaattaCTTGTCTCCCATGTAACTTATCATTGCATAATTGACAACATTTTTAGTTACACTTATACTAAGGAatcacaataataaaaatatgacatgattacttgaaaaaaaaagggCATGACATATTTTTGCGACCAATGAAATATTGACATGCAACACTTTGATTATactttgaagaaagaaaacaaaaacaataaagaatataaaataaaaaaaattaatatatttttctctaaaaggaaaaaaaattaaaaaataaaaatccagaAAACACTagaatatatacatttttatttttattttatcttttcctAAATTTTAAGATCTATAcaaaatatatacttttttatgtttaaaaaattgaattttctGATAATAtcattttccttgaatttttttcctcatatttttaaaatttattttctagatttttaattttttgaaaaaaaaattagatttaaaaaaatggaATTTTTGTGTTCCGCTTTTaaaaatgttgtttttttttaaaaaaataaatattaaaactatatgTCAACCTGAATTTAATGAGCAATTTAATAGATGAACTTGTAGACacaaagctttaattttgattcaattatacactttcaaaaaaataaatacatcaagtgttttttttcatattttataaatataattatttttatatgcaatatgtaaacataaaatgatattatatcatTAATTATGTTTGCAATTTATAAAAACTGagtcaaattaaattttcatttataatattataCATTTGGTTGTAGTATTgagatttattcatttaacattttaaatatatactttttaaaattttctattttcatatttatagaacttttttttttctttcatgtgTAGTGGTAGTGCATGTCATAAAAGTACCATGTCACACTTTTGTTATGACTAGCGTAAAAGTATCAAATGCACTTAAATTATaagtttgaaattgagaaattttTTAAGTATTATATTTGTATGATTGGTTAACATCAACTCTGTTAACAAATtatcaaatgattaaattattaaaataaacatcatatgttAAAtgggttaaataagtaaattaacttatttttaaaaaataaaaataaaagatcaCTCCTTAAGAATTTGGATTTGAGTGCACAAGAATATTACCaacaatcaaaattaaattaacaacattatctatttatttactttttttcctACTTTTATTTTGTTGCTCAACCAAGTGAAATAGCATTTGTCAAGAGAGGTTTCTGCTGCCTGATcaaatttgaaatatgttatatattatatatttttgtattttgtgcTTTATAATTAATTATCCCTTGTTTGGAAGTCTATGCATAATTAAGGGTTGGTTTTATGTAAAAGTCTTCTAATGCCAATGAAACTACTAAATTTGTCTAAATACACCGGCATAATTGAGTTTGAATCTTCTAAGGATATATACTGCAACTTTCTAATAGTCAAAGTTGTGATTAGTACACTTAAGGTTAAATGTAGTTGCAAATTATCAAACCTGACaaatagattttatttcttgaatctTACCTGGAATATAGACCTCAGACAAGAAAGAAAGTGAGTGAACCGATAATGCTTCAATCTCGAATTTAGTTCCTCTTTGCAACATCAACTCTAGTTCCGATCTTCAACATGCAGGAAGAGCAAAAGAGAGGCCCCACTTCTTAATTCTATAATTCaataaatcatccataaatagtAAATACTTTAAGATAAATGTTACGAAATTCTACCTCCAATCTGGCACTTCTTGGTGAAGGTAGCATCTCTGTAACATGGCTTCAGTTTTCCTCTTATCTGGCAGTCAGGAGATGctggaatttaaaaaataaaaataaaaaaggaatagTAAACTCAACGGGTTATGGTAACACCCCAATCCCACAAACAGTATCAAGACCAACAATACCTCGTAAGTTGAGTTTTGATACCTTTTGAGGAGACCCACACTCAATCCCCAAGGCATTGGCTGTTTTGACTTGAAAGTCTCACTGTAATTTTTACATTATATCATAGGATATGATATCCTCAAAATTACTCGACATGGGATTGGGGTGTTGCAGGAATTATGAGGGTGCCGGTGGCAGCCACTGATCTTTACTGTATGTATCACCTTCTATTGTCAAAGGCAATAGACATTGCTTAGGAAGATCGTAGTTCTCAGAATCTGAAGGAAAAGCTCCAAGCCATTGGATCTGTGGGACTCGTAGAAATTTGGCATCATATGCCATTTGCTAAGAAACAGATTCCATAAGAAAGGATTCATGTCATAATTCTGAAATGAATGACTAAAGGCCATCGACAATCTGATGAAAACTAATCTACTTGTCTGTTGCTTGAGTAAAAACTTTTTCTAGGAAATCAATAACATACCATCGAACCAAACCTGTAAGTAGCCAGGATGTCAAAGCCATATGGATCACAATCAACCAAGCAATAGACAGGAAGACATAACTTGTCCACGAGCAGTCGCAAAAACCTGAAAGAGTAGTATGTCCAGTAATTGATAAATGCAGAAAGATGCCCACACAGAGAATTTTTAATCCCCGTTTCCTTCTAAATACTTGggacattattttttatttttcttttaatctttccTTCACCTTCTTGTGGGAACATCCGGATAGCCTCTTCCCTGAAGAAGAAagaattttgacaaaaatttaGCCAAATATTAAGCAATTTAAATGAAGGTCATGTGAGCTAAGTTTATGCTTACTGTGATGACAATGCAACGGTTTTTGCTGCAAAACTTGTCATTTTCTAATCGTTGGAAGACTTCATTCATGCCAACCATTCAACAATGAAGGTTTAATCTACATATATTTTGGCCATTCATCTGCTCTACAACATGATTATTGCCAAAAAGAGTTCACCTGATTCTTTCTCTACAACAAGTATATACAGGGCGGCGCTTACAAGATCTGCATATGGTAACCAACGGAAGCTTAAATCTGACGACATTCATCTTCTTGCTCATATGTGATAGTTATAAATATTATCCTTAGCTTAACATTTATTAGTTACCTTTAACATCCTCAACAAGCACAGGAACTGTATGGGCCTGCATTTGAAATAGATACCAACATATAAAACATGAATTAGATATCTATGATGCCATGAACTCAGAGACCGTTCTCCCATTCTTACAGTGTTGGGGCTATTTATGCAATCAAATTTCCTTCCTGCTTCAAAGAACCTTAACCATCCCATTACCAACCTATAACAGTTATAAAAAAGATAGATATCAGAATAATTAATCTTTGAGAAAGGCAAATATGAGCAATGGGACAATGGTGATACAAGCTGACTCCACAATTAAAGAAATGAAACAAAGGCTTCCAGCTGAAAGTAAGtcaccttttatttatttatctaaccATTATAACCAGTTCACCATTCATCAGTTCTTGAACCCGTTTTTACTTCTGTTAGTCAATGAAATACTGATAAAATTGCACAATATATCTCGCTGTCATAAGTTTACCTCAGATTTTTGCAAATAAGTGTACAGGAACGGTTCATTCAGTTAAAGACAACTCATTTAACTTATCAAATTCTAAGGTTTAAACAACTCATGTTTGACATGCTAACATCTCGAATTAATGACCAAGGAACAAAAATGCCTAGCATTTACTAACCAATAACATACATAAATTGAATGACTAAAGAACTTGAAATGCATTATTTGAAGCTAAATTTGCCAGAAATATGTTATATAGTTTCTTCAGTCTTCCTCACCCATTTCCAACAGAAACCTGCCAAAAGAATGTGTCAAATGTCTCAAAAAAAGTAGATCTCTATTCACTAGTTTAGATATCTCTAAAGTTTCAGAGCCTTCTTTTTTGTGTGTACAAAAACTAGCAGATCAACTCTGGAATGTGATACATGAGATTAGAATTTTAATGTCTCTTTCTAACTTATACTATATGTTCTACCCACcccacatttctcattaacaGTACAGGTTACCAACCACGTTTAGATTGTGCCGACTGCATTGCAGAAGGATGCATATGTCATTAATTGCTCTGTCTACAACAGACTGATCTGTATCACAATACATGAACAAACACCCAAAAGAAAAGTGTATTAAATCTTTAAATTGCACAAGTTAAACAGAATTGTCATCACTGTTCTCTGAAGTAGCAAAGATCATTGCAAATCAATAGAATTGAGCAAATTGTCACCAATAACAGAAAGAAGTAAGAACAACGACTAAACAAGTCCCTGTCCTCTGATTCAAACAAGCAGATCTTTCAATGCAGTAACGAAATTGGACCTGAAAATATTAATGGATGCATGTAATATATATCTCTCTTTGACGCATGTTTGTTTTCTTGAAGAAGTTGTTGAACTATCAATAACACCCTCAATAACACATCTGAAAAAGATTAAAACCAACAAATAAAATTCTTCCACTTGGAATTCAAATATAGACAAAAAAGATCTGGAAATCGAAATGTAAGCAACTTTTTTAACTTAACTACCAATTCTATGGACATGGCTTTCCTTCTGAAATGTAAGAATTTCATGCCCACTGGGCTGATTAGACCTGCAACTGCTGCACTCAACACAGTACTAGCAATGTATTCAaccttcctttttttctttttctctctcaaaaaGATAATTCAAATTAAAGAATATTTGCAAAACAATTAACAAATATTCTCATTAAATCTCATATTTAGATTAGATAAGCTAGTGtaaaaagagaataaaagaaCGCACAAAttcaagaaggaaaaaaaagtaaaatttatttcaaaCCAAATTAAATCAAGATTGGTGCAGTAGGTTCTGAAGCTTTGGATGAAAATCAACGGAGATAGTCCTTCGCTCAAATCCTCCAAGATCGACAGCGTAAATTCTGCAAACAAAGGAAACgttattttgaattttcagagaaaattaaccaaaagaaaggaaagaatcAAAGAAATTTGGAAACCAGATAATTATATTGAAGGTTTGGTTAACGAAAAACCTTTGATTTTTCTTAGCAGATCTCTAGAGCGAGTACTTGAGCGAATTCcctccattttttatttttctttctgcTTTTGGATTTGAGAAGTTTAAGAAATAGGAGTATTTATAGTCGTAAGATTTGTTTTCTATTCGGGTCGGACCCAATGTTGTCGGTTTTGTTACGCCTTCTTTTGAGCTCTCTTTTAATTAATCAGGGTCATTTCTTTTTGTCATAAAAGGGgagaaatttatttaaatataccGGGTCATACAGAGAAGTACTATAGAGTTGGTTTTAACATCCgctaaactattaaaatagttactTTAGTTTGTCTCAGATTATATTTCagttatttattttgaaatattacgttttagtcacttatgttagcatgttataacattttagtcactaagtgttaattgtcgttaacggtgtaacgctaagctgacgtggcatgttaaatcatcttttcaaacaaaaattttaggttaaattatacaattggtccctatatttctttcgttttgagtaatttaattctttttcttttaaattaaaagagatggagaagggaagaaaatagagggagaaacaaaagaaaacgaaaaaaaaggaaagttaaaaatacataaaaagaaaaaaattaaattgctcaaaacgaaaaaatatggggactaattgtataatttaacctaaaatttttattcggaatgatgatttaatgtgttaAGTAAGCTTACTATTATACTGTTCAtggcaattaacggctcagtgattaaaatgttacaacatgttaATGTAAATGACTAAGACATAACATTTCAagtataaatgattaaaatataacttaagggaaacaaaaaaaaagactattttgataatttaccataaattttaattacataaaattcatTAGCGGTCCTAACATTAGACAAAACAATCCACTTTTAGCTCGAGCCATAGCGTCGACACAATAAGTGGAATCTAGTCAATAAAATCCTGCAATCATGTAATAGAGGTTCGAGTAAAACAATAATATTAGAAGAACACTTAAATGAGATCAAGAACAAACATGTGGGTGATATTCATTCTTCGAGCAAACAAAAGACAATCCGGAGTGTGGTGAGTTTAACTTCATAACAGGAGATCAATTTAAGGGAGTACAGAtaagtaatatttttatatattaataatgaaacGACAAACGTTGGTTGAATTTGCGAGCACCCATACCTAGTAATGTGTGTTTTAAATACTCAGGTCCCATCCCATCGATTTCCCACAAATAATAAATACACTAGGATACATTTAAAATGCAATCCTCCACATAAAACAAGGTTCTGTTAGCGTCCCATACTTAAACCTCTATCTTTCTCCTCCAACCAATCAGAAGCTCTGCTAAGTTTTAGCTAAAAAGTAGCGACAAAACATCAGCACTCCACTGATAGAAACTTCGGATTGGATCTTCTACCAAATTCTAAGGTAAGTTTCCAATAATACTTTGTATTATTTTCAGCTTTGGTTCTCAGCTTTGTATGAAAAATATGAGCTTTAAACTTATAAAAGGTCTCATAGATCTTGGCCAGTCCTGAATCTTTCACATTGGAGTCATTAATGCGGATAATTCTCCCAAGTTTCACTTTTGGTTCTACTAGCTACTAACTGGACTTCCATCTTTGTTCTCGGGATGCTTCAGTGATCAGTGATAAAGGGATTTATGGAGTGAAATTTCAGATTTGGTTTAAGAACATCGACTGCATTGGGATGAATTTATTTGTAATTGAAACCAACTTTAAGAACATCATAAGAGCCCCTTATCCCTCGACTCAAGTCGTATACTTCATGACACATAAATTTGATCACTTGGTTTACTTTAATTTTCTGAATATTGCAGAGTTCCTGGTAGTGAGTTGTTACTTGTTTCTGCTGAATCTTCCTAATGGCCTCAAACCAGCCTTTGGTATCGGGATCGGCGACTCCCAAAACTCAAACCAGCAATGTGGATAGACCAAAGAAAAGGAGGGTTCGACGTGTTCGAAGTGCCCCTTTAGCACATTTTGCTCCTACTGATGCTAATGGAGATGATGATGCACTTCTACGTTCCGAGTCTATTTTCGGGAGACTTAATCCAACTCTTAAGAATGTAGCACTGTCTTTGACGGTAATAGTATACATGGGTTTAGGCACAATTTGCTTTTATACAATCAGGAACCAAATCAAAGGGAAGAAAACAAATGCAATTCTTGATGCTCTTTATTTCTGTGTTGTAACAATGACCACTGTTGGATATGGAGACCTTGTTCCTAACAGCAACCTAGCAAAACTACTTGCCTGTGCTTTTGTCTTCACAGGAATGGCTCTAATTGGACTTATACTGGCCAAAGCTGCTGACTACTTGGTGGAGAAGCAAGAAAAATTGCTGTTTAGAGCCTTACATATGTACAAAAAAGATGGTGAAATTGAGGTTCTAAAGGAGGTTGAGCATAACAGGGTGAAATACAAGTTTTACACAACATCGATCCTTCTTGTCGTGTTTGTAGTAACCGGTACCATCTTCCTATATAAAGTAGAGAAATTGGACCTAGTCGATGCATTCTACTGCGTTAGTTCTACCATTACAACCTTGGGGTATGGAGATATAAGCTTTTCAAGCAAAGGGGGTCGTGTTTTTGCTGTGTTTTGGATATTAACAGGCACTATATGCGTGGCTAAGTTTTTTCTCTACGTTGCTGAGGTAAACACAGAGAACAGACAAAGAGCACTGGTGAAATGGGTTCTTAGTCGAAGAACGACAAGTTTAGATTTGGAGGCTGCTGATCTTGATAATGATGGAGTTGTTGGGTAAGGATTTGTAGATGCTATCTTTCTCGTTTCCTAATGCTTTCTTTTTATCAGCTCAACGTGTTGGTGGCTTTATTTTATGCAGAGCTGCTGAGTTCGTTCTATTCAAACTTAAAGAAATGGGGAAGATTTGCCAACAGGATATTTCAGTTATAATGGAGGAATTCGAGGAACTAGACTTGGACCAGTCTGGGACCTTGACAGTATCTAATATAGCTCTAGCTCAATCCGTTGAAACCAGGAGCTCATAGCAACATGACATATAACGACATCAATCGGAGGAAGGAGGTGAATGATGTTAATCTTAGAGCTATTCTCTAAACCTGTAATACCAACTTTTAATCATTTATAGATGGCTGTTTTGAGTTATTGAATTGAACCTCTTTACCTCTGTGTATATGAATAACAAGTAATAGCCTACTAGTTATTGAAGTTTTCTAAACTTTTAATGGTCAGAAATGTATGTACGAAGGCTTGATGATTAAAGTTCCTCCTTGCGTGAAGGCATCCAATCAAACAGTTCTGATTAAAGAATCCACTTTTTCTGgtgtttaattaaaaacaatCCTAATTTGATCTTTGTTTGACACATGTCATGGATTTTAGTGGGCAATGGTAGGAATTATAATGGCTTGCTAATTGATTTTTGGGTTATTACCTAATGACGGGTCATTGGATACATTAGCTAAGTTTTTATGCTCCTTTTCTATGAGAAGAAATTGGCCACCTGTTGACTCTACATTAAAAAAATCCCTAATGACTGAATGCTCAACACGTGGctaactttcaaaaattaaatttcaaagttatttgttttgttttcaaattttagatttggttttttttaatttacattttatattcatggtgtatgttttatatttaaatgATGTTTTAGAAATAATTAGTTCACagattattttttcaaaaaaatcatttttctaaaatattcttttatttttttaattatttttttacaaccTAGTTATATTTTTAGAAGGTGAGTTAACATGTTAACTTATTTCCATACTATTGATTGATTGAGTGTTTTATTGAGTCGGTGTTACTTGTAACTTGATCACCAACGGCtaggaaaattataaaaatattatctgtaattattttagtcttttcattttaataaaaaaactaataaaaatatgcacATTGTGAGATTTGAACTCGTGTCAATTGTTGGattaataaaaaggttaaattatattttgaggTTTAAACTTGATAACTTTTGTTCGGACCCCAATGTGAAAAAAGTTATCAAATTTAGACCCCAAATAGTTATTTAACCCTTGAtaaaatttaccactcaaccaaagCTTCATTTCgatgtatgtttatatattaatatgcacaatttattatctcTATCA contains:
- the LOC107921018 gene encoding mitochondrial import inner membrane translocase subunit TIM50 translates to MSSIVLRSRIGSNDCSSKIIYRRVLSSGVVSSSSSSSSNPSKETIIPSQSILSDNPAPPTPPPPAPEASTQVSGRKSWTFLKYGLLATVTGAIGYAGYLSYKCSYEEVEQKAKSLRAAASYTPSEDAAAVEKYRGMLYSAAMTVPAKALESYLDLRKMVEEHVMEFTEPTSDKLLPDLHPQEQHVFTLVLDLNETLLYTDWKRERGWRTFKRPGVDAFLEHMAKFYEIVVYSDQMNMYVDPVCERLDPNHYIRYRLSRGATKYQDGKHYRDLSKLNRDPAKILYVSAHAFESSLQPENCVPIKPYKLETDDTALLDLIPFLEYVARNSPADIRQVLQSYERKDVAKEFLERSKEYQRRMQGQRQQGRFWWR
- the LOC107921432 gene encoding two-pore potassium channel 1; amino-acid sequence: MASNQPLVSGSATPKTQTSNVDRPKKRRVRRVRSAPLAHFAPTDANGDDDALLRSESIFGRLNPTLKNVALSLTVIVYMGLGTICFYTIRNQIKGKKTNAILDALYFCVVTMTTVGYGDLVPNSNLAKLLACAFVFTGMALIGLILAKAADYLVEKQEKLLFRALHMYKKDGEIEVLKEVEHNRVKYKFYTTSILLVVFVVTGTIFLYKVEKLDLVDAFYCVSSTITTLGYGDISFSSKGGRVFAVFWILTGTICVAKFFLYVAEVNTENRQRALVKWVLSRRTTSLDLEAADLDNDGVVGAAEFVLFKLKEMGKICQQDISVIMEEFEELDLDQSGTLTVSNIALAQSVETRSS
- the LOC107921254 gene encoding meiotic recombination protein SPO11-1, whose amino-acid sequence is MEGIRSSTRSRDLLRKIKEFTLSILEDLSEGLSPLIFIQSFRTYCTNLDLICSCRSNQPSGHEILTFQKESHVHRIDVLLRVLLIVQQLLQENKHASKRDIYYMHPLIFSDQSVVDRAINDICILLQCSRHNLNVVSVGNGLVMGWLRFFEAGRKFDCINSPNTAHTVPVLVEDVKDLVSAALYILVVEKESVFQRLENDKFCSKNRCIVITGRGYPDVPTRRFLRLLVDKLCLPVYCLVDCDPYGFDILATYRFGSMQMAYDAKFLRVPQIQWLGAFPSDSENYDLPKQCLLPLTIEDKRKTEAMLQRCYLHQEVPDWRSELELMLQRGTKFEIEALSVHSLSFLSEVYIPGKIQEIKSICQV